Part of the Rhodococcus sp. OK302 genome is shown below.
AAAAGTAGAGCTCTACACGTTGATCGCTGCGGAGTGCGCGAACTTCGCGATCCACCGGATGGCGCGACTCCTCAATGTCTCGACCTCCGGTTTCTACAAACACCAAGAACGCAGTGTCCGAACACGATTGGGTGAACGGCAACAGCGGCGCGCGGACCTGGAAGTGAAGATCCTCGACATCCACAGAGAATCGAAAGGTGTGTACGGGTCCCCGCGGATCACCGCCGAACTTCACGACGGCGGGGAGATTATTACCGAGAAGACCGTCGCGAAGATCATGCGGTCACTCGGCATCGTCGGAATCAGCCCGCGCACGTTCAAAATCCGTACCACCGTCGCCGACCCGTTTGCTTCCTTTCCGGACGACCTGGTGCAACGACGGTTCGATCAGGGCCGCGTCGACGCCGTGTGGACTTCCGACATCACGTACCTGACCTGCGGTGAAGGTGACATGTACCTGTGCGCAATCAAGGACGAGCACTCGAAGAAGGTTCTGGGATGGTCGGTGGCCGATCACATGCGGACCGAACTGGTCATCGAAGCCTTGGACATGGCGGTAGCAGCTCGCGGCGGGGATGTCGCCGGCACAATCATGCACTCGGACAGAGGAAGTCAATATACGGCCGACATCATGAAGCAGGCGTGCGAACGGTACGGGCTGCGCCGTTCGATGGGAGCTACCGGAATATGCTGGGACAACGCCGGCGCGGAGAGTCTGTGGTCCACGTTCAAGCACGAGTACTACTACCGACACGCTTTCGCCTATGCATCGGAATTAGTTGCTGCAGTTGACAACTGGATGCACATCTACAACACTCGCCGTAGGCACTCCACGATCGGGATGCTCAGCCCCACGAACTACGAAAAGTCACTGACCGCGACCTTGATGGTCGCGTGACCACTGTCCACTTTTCGGGGTGAACCTCAGTTCTGCACTCCCTCCCCGGCAGGCAGCTGCACAGTCCGGGTGACGCCTCCCCCATCCACTCGGCCGACCAAGCCGGCTCCGGTCGCAAACCACACATTGCCCTGCCAGTCCGGCGCCAGGCCGGTAACACTGTCTCCGGCCGGGATCGAACCACTCAGGTCGACAGACTGATCGACGAATAGTCGCCAGGCGCCGTCCGTTGACTGCTCGTGCTTCACTCGCACAAGTTTGTTGTCACCGAAGACCGCAACAAGCCGGTCCTCGTTGTCCAAGTAGGCGTAGACACCGCCGAGCAGGCTACTTTTCGGGAATTCGAGCTGCGCAACGGAAGCTGCGGGCGCCGACGATCCGGCCAACATACCCAACGAACCCAACGAGCCCGTTTCGAAGTCGGAAGTGTCGATCAGATGCAGGGTCGGAACCTGTCCGAGAACGCTGGTGCACAACGCCAAAACCAGACCGTCCGAGCCTTCGAGCAACGTCGGGCATGCTGATGCCAAGGGAAGCGACTCCACTGCCAGTGCTCCGGTACCCGGACCAGCCAACGGGGTTGCATCCGAAGAACCTGCGTCTCCGTGCATCGTCGAGGTTCCTTGAGGTCCGAGGAACGGGTTCGCCGGGGCAAGTGGCCCCCAGGTGGGCAGCGCCGATGCGGTGCTGGCAGAAGCGGTAATCAGCACAGCCGTCAGTGCTGTCAGAGCCAATCGGCCCCTAGCTCCCACTTTTGGAGCGTTGTACCGCAACTTCTGCATCGCTTCTCCGTTTCTTCTCTCTGCTGACAACGGGCAACGCCCGCTATTTCCGGTTCGAGTGGACCACAACAAGTTGCCGGTCGCGCTGTTTCCCGAAAACCCGCTCTGCCCAATCGAGCCCAGATGGGGTGAATGTTCGTTATGTTCGGAGGCCGTGGTTGCTCTCGTGGCCGCACCGCACCCGTGCGGAGATCAGTTCGGAAAGGGCACACAGTTCACATGACAACAATCGATCACGTCCGCCGTACCCGGGTCGCTGCCGCGTGCGGTGGTGCCGTTCTCGCTGCAGCCGCGATCTTGACAGCAGGAACGGGAATCGCGGCCGCTAGTGTCGCCGACACCCTCCGCACTACATGCACACACTACGTACCGAACCCGGTGTGGAACGGATCTGAAAACGAAGTCTCCGATTGCTCCGGAGCTAAGCTTGCCGGTACGAATTTGGTCGGCGCCGTCCTGTCCGGTGCGGACCTGACCGACGCGAAACTAGTTGGAACAGACCTGTCCGACGCAACCCTGCGCGGGGCAGACCTGGGCAACGCGAACCTGACCAACGCCGAACTGATCAATGCGAACCTGAGCGACGCGAACCTGAAGAACGCGAACCTGACCGGCGCGAACCTGACCGGCGCGAACCTCGCCGACGCCAACTTGTCCGGCGCCGATCTGACCTGGACGGACCTGACCGGCACGGACCTGACGAAAGCGAAACTGACCGGCACCAGCGTTGTGCCGGCAAACATCCGATCGACTGCATCATCGGCGGATGGCGCTTCCGTCACGATTCCCGCACCGGCGGGAGCGAAGGGCGTGACGTTGGACGGATGTACCCGACCGCAGAACGTCGCTGTCCCGATGAATACGACCATTGCATTTCCAGTCGGTACGACGACTGTGACCTGCACCGTCCATAGCATCCGGGCTGGTTCTCCCTCGATCGGTTCGGGCACCTTCACTGTCACCGTGAGCGATCGGAGTTCGTCGACCGGATCGCTGGGATCGCTCAGTCTTTTCGGTAGCTGAATGAGCTGAAATCTGGCCAACGTCACACCTCCGGAGCAATGTCGGGCGATTCCGCTCGGCCACAGCTCCGGAGGTTTTTTGTGCCGACGTATGCCTGTGCCGTCCCCGAGGAAAGAAACCGTTGTAGGTCCCGTGGCTAATGACCGAGTTCTGGACGAGTCTGGAATGAGGACGACCATCAGCCTTTCAGCGAAGGGACACGCCATGACACTCTCGAATACCCGAGCAATGCACACCGCCGAACCTGGTGGCGCATTCGTTCGGACGCAGGTCACCACCCCGCCGCCTGGAGCAGGCCACGTACGCGTCACCGTCGAGGCCTGCGGCGTCTGCCATTCCGATGCGATGATCACGGGCGGACTACTTCCCGGCACAACATTTCCGCTTACCACCGGCCATGAGATCGCCGGCCGGATCGAATCGGTCGGAGACGGAGTGGACGGCTGGGCGCTCGGCCAACGCGTTGCGGTCGGCTGGTACGGCGGTAGCTGCGGATATTGCGACGCCTG
Proteins encoded:
- a CDS encoding IS3 family transposase, encoding MIAAECANFAIHRMARLLNVSTSGFYKHQERSVRTRLGERQQRRADLEVKILDIHRESKGVYGSPRITAELHDGGEIITEKTVAKIMRSLGIVGISPRTFKIRTTVADPFASFPDDLVQRRFDQGRVDAVWTSDITYLTCGEGDMYLCAIKDEHSKKVLGWSVADHMRTELVIEALDMAVAARGGDVAGTIMHSDRGSQYTADIMKQACERYGLRRSMGATGICWDNAGAESLWSTFKHEYYYRHAFAYASELVAAVDNWMHIYNTRRRHSTIGMLSPTNYEKSLTATLMVA
- a CDS encoding pentapeptide repeat-containing protein, which codes for MTTIDHVRRTRVAAACGGAVLAAAAILTAGTGIAAASVADTLRTTCTHYVPNPVWNGSENEVSDCSGAKLAGTNLVGAVLSGADLTDAKLVGTDLSDATLRGADLGNANLTNAELINANLSDANLKNANLTGANLTGANLADANLSGADLTWTDLTGTDLTKAKLTGTSVVPANIRSTASSADGASVTIPAPAGAKGVTLDGCTRPQNVAVPMNTTIAFPVGTTTVTCTVHSIRAGSPSIGSGTFTVTVSDRSSSTGSLGSLSLFGS